From a region of the Procambarus clarkii isolate CNS0578487 chromosome 18, FALCON_Pclarkii_2.0, whole genome shotgun sequence genome:
- the LOC138365970 gene encoding uncharacterized protein translates to MQETRDTRRRPGTHARDQRHMQETRDTCRRPETHAGDQGHMQETRDTRRKPGTHAGDQGHMQETRDTCRRPGAHAGDQRHMQETRDTCRRPGTHAGDEGHMQETRGTCRRPGTHAGDQGHMQETRGTCRRPETHAGDQGHMQETRDTRRKPGTHAGDQGHMQETRDTRRRPGTHAGDQGHMQETRDTCRRPGTHAGDQGHMQETRDTCRRPGTHAGDQGHMQETRDTCRRPGTHAGDQEHMQETRDTCRRPGTHAGDQGHMQETRDTCRRPGTHAGDQGHMQETRDTCRRPGTHTGDQGHMQETRDTCRRPGTHTGDQGHMQETRDTCRRPGTHAGDQGHTQETRDTCRRPGTHAGDQGHMQETRDTCRRPVTHAGDQGHTQETRDTCRRPETHAGDQGHMQETRDTCRRPGTHAGDQGHTQETRDTCRRPGTHAGDQGHMQETRGTCRRPETHAGDQGHMQETRDTCRRRGTHAGDQGHMQETRDTCRRPGTHAGDQGHMQETRDTCRRPGTHAGDQGHTQETRDTCRRPGTHAGDQGHTQETRDTCRRPGTHAGDQGHMQETRDTCRRPGTHAGDQGHMQETRDTCRRPGTHAGDQGHMQETRDTCRRPGTHAGDEGHMQETRDTRRRPGTHAGDQGHMQETRDTCRRPGTHAGDQGHMQETRDTCRRPGTHAGDQGHMQETRGD, encoded by the coding sequence ATGCAGGAGACCAGGGACACACGCAGGAGACCAGGGACACATGCAAGAGACCAGAGACACATGCAGGAGACCAGGGACACATGCAGGAGACCAGAGACACATGCAGGAGACCAGGGACACATGCAGGAGACCAGGGACACACGCAGGAAACCAGGGACACATGCAGGAGACCAGGGACACATGCAGGAGACCAGGGACACATGCAGGAGACCAGGGGCACATGCAGGAGACCAGAGACACATGCAGGAGACCAGGGACACATGCAGGAGACCAGGGACACATGCAGGAGACGAGGGACACATGCAGGAGACCAGGGGCACATGCAGGAGACCAGGGACACATGCAGGAGACCAGGGACACATGCAGGAGACCAGGGGCACATGCAGGAGACCAGAGACACATGCAGGAGACCAGGGACACATGCAGGAGACCAGGGACACGCGCAGGAAACCAGGGACACATGCAGGAGACCAGGGACACATGCAGGAGACCAGGGACACACGCAGGAGACCAGGGACACATGCAGGAGACCAGGGACACATGCAGGAGACCAGGGACACATGCAGGAGACCAGGGACACATGCAGGAGACCAGGGACACATGCAGGAGACCAGGGACACATGCAGGAGACCAGGGACACATGCAGGAGACCAGGGACACATGCAGGAGACCAGGGACACATGCAGGAGACCAGGAACACATGCAGGAGACCAGGAACACATGCAGGAGACCAGGGACACATGCAGGAGACCAGGGACACATGCAGGAGACCAGGGACACATGCAGGAGACCAGGGACACATGCAGGAGACCAGGGACACATGCAGGAGACCAGGGACACATGCAGGAGACCAGGGACACATGCAGgagaccagggacacacacaggagaccagggacacatgcaggagaccagggacacatgcaggagaccagggacacacacaggagACCAGGGACACATGCAGGAGACCAGGGACACATGCAGGAGACCAGGGACACATGCAGGAGACCAGGGACACACGCAGGAGACCAGGGACACATGCAGGAGACCAGGGACACATGCAGGAGACCAGGGACACATGCAGGAGACCAGGGACACATGCAGGAGACCAGTGACACATGCAGGAGACCAGGGACACACGCAGGAGACCAGGGACACATGCAGGAGACCAGAGACACATGCAGGAGACCAGGGACACATGCAGGAGACCAGAGACACATGCAGGAGACCAGGGACACATGCAGGAGACCAGGGACACACGCAGGAAACCAGGGACACATGCAGGAGACCAGGGACACATGCAGGAGACCAGGGACACATGCAGGAGACCAGGGGCACATGCAGGAGACCAGAGACACATGCAGGAGACCAGGGACACATGCAGGAGACCAGGGACACATGCAGGAGACGAGGGACACATGCAGGAGACCAGGGGCACATGCAGGAGACCAGGGACACATGCAGGAGACCAGGGACACATGCAGGAGACCAGGGGCACATGCAGGAGACCAGAGACACATGCAGGAGACCAGGGACACATGCAGGAGACCAGGGACACACGCAGGAAACCAGGGACACATGCAGGAGACCAGGGACACATGCAGGAGACCAGGGACACACGCAGGAGACCAGGGACACATGCAGGAGACCAGGGACACATGCAGGAGACCAGGGACACATGCAGGAGACCAGGGACACATGCAGGAGACCAGGGACACATGCAGGAGACCAGGGACACATGCAGGAGACCAGGGACACATGCAGGAGACCAGGGACACATGCAGGAGACCAGGGACACATGCAGGAGACCAGGGACACATGCAGGAGACCAGGGACACATGCAGGAGACGAGGGACACATGCAGGAGACCAGGGACACACGCAGGAGACCAGGGACACATGCAGGAGACCAGGGACACATGCAGGAGACCAGGGACACATGCAGGAGACCAGGGACACATGCAGGAGACCAGGGACACATGCAGGAGACCAGGGACACATGCAGGAGACCAGGGACACATGCAGGAGACCAGGGACACATGCAGGAGACCAGAGGAGACTAG